The proteins below are encoded in one region of Microbispora sp. NBC_01189:
- the nusA gene encoding transcription termination factor NusA: protein MSVLRSLEREKDISFDLVVKAIEDALLIAYFRTEGAAQKARAELDRDTGHVVIWAAELGENGDVVREYDDTPSNFSRIAATTAKQVILQQLRDAEDEINFGEFASREGELVAGVIQQGKDPRVVLVDLGKIEAILPHNEQVPGEEYAHGERIRCYVVQVKKGPKGPSVTLSRTHPNLVKKLFALEVPEIADGTVEIAAIAREAGHRTKIAVRSRKPGVNAKGACIGPMGSRVRNVMTELHGEKIDIIDWSEDPAEFVGNALSPARVSRVEVVDADGRMARVIVPDYQLSLAIGKEGQNARLANRLTGWRIDIRPDTEQAPADPADASAR from the coding sequence ATGAGCGTCCTGCGGAGCCTGGAGCGGGAGAAGGACATCTCCTTCGACCTGGTCGTCAAGGCGATCGAGGACGCGCTGCTGATCGCATACTTCAGGACCGAGGGCGCGGCGCAGAAGGCGCGCGCCGAGCTGGACCGCGACACGGGCCACGTGGTGATCTGGGCGGCCGAGCTGGGCGAGAACGGCGACGTCGTGCGCGAGTACGACGACACCCCGTCCAACTTCAGCCGGATCGCCGCCACCACGGCCAAGCAGGTCATCCTGCAGCAGCTCAGGGACGCCGAGGACGAGATCAACTTCGGTGAGTTCGCGAGCCGCGAGGGCGAGCTGGTGGCGGGTGTCATCCAGCAGGGCAAGGATCCGCGGGTGGTGCTGGTCGACCTCGGCAAGATCGAGGCGATCCTCCCGCACAACGAGCAGGTCCCGGGTGAGGAGTACGCGCACGGCGAGCGCATCCGCTGCTACGTCGTGCAGGTGAAGAAGGGCCCGAAGGGCCCGTCGGTCACCCTCTCGCGCACCCACCCCAACCTGGTGAAGAAGCTCTTCGCGCTGGAGGTCCCGGAGATCGCCGACGGCACGGTGGAGATCGCGGCCATCGCCCGGGAGGCGGGCCACCGCACCAAGATCGCCGTACGGTCGCGCAAGCCGGGCGTCAACGCCAAGGGCGCGTGCATCGGCCCGATGGGCTCGCGGGTGCGCAACGTGATGACGGAGCTGCACGGCGAGAAGATCGACATCATCGACTGGTCCGAGGATCCGGCCGAGTTCGTCGGGAATGCCCTGTCTCCCGCGCGTGTTTCCCGTGTCGAGGTGGTCGACGCCGATGGCCGCATGGCGCGCGTCATCGTGCCCGACTACCAGTTGTCCCTGGCCATCGGCAAGGAAGGGCAGAACGCCCGCCTCGCCAACCGGCTGACCGGCTGGCGGATCGACATCCGGCCGGACACCGAGCAGGCCCCTGCTGATCCCGCCGATGCGTCGGCGAGGTAA